The genomic stretch GGTGGTGAGCTGCGCCATCTCGTGCAGCGACTGCTGCATCCGCTTGGCGATCGCGGAACGGATGCGGGGCAGCTTCTCGGTGGTGCCGCGCTTGGCGCTCGGCTGCGGCTTGGCGGCCGGCTTGGCGCCAGGCGCGGCGGCGGTCGGCTGCGCCGGGGCGGGCGCGGCCTTGGCAGCCTTGGCCTTCTCGGCCGCGTCCAGCACGTCCTGCTTGCGGATCCGCCCGCCGACACCGGTGCCGTTGACCGAGGCGAGGTCCACGCCGTGCTCGCCGGCCAGCTTGCGGACCAGCGGCGTCACGTACCCGGCAGCCTGCTCGCCGCCGTTGGACGGCGCCGCCGCGCGCTGCGGGGCGGGGGCCGCCGGCTGAGCGGCCTGCTCGGCCTTGGCCGGCTCCGGGGCCTGCTCGGCCTCCGGCACCGGCTCGTTGTACGACGCACCCGGCGTCGGCTCGGCGACCTGCGGCTCCGGCTTGGCCTCGGGCTTCGGCTCCGGCTTGGCCTCGGCCTTCGGCTCCGCCTTGGGCTCGGGCTTCGGCTCCGGCTTGGGCTCGGGCTTCGGCTCCGGCTTGGACTCGGCCGGGGCGGCACCGGCCGCACCGACGACGGCCAGCGTGGCACCGACCTCGGCGGTCTCGTCCTCGGGGACCTTGATCTCCAGGACGGTGCCGGCGACCGGGGAGGGGATCTCGGTGTCGACCTTGTCGGTGGAGACCTCCAGCAGCGGCTCGTCCACCTCGACGGTCTCGCCGACCTGCTTGAGCCAGCGGGTGACCGTACCCTCGGTGACGCTCTCGCCCAGGGCCGGCATCTGCACCGGGGTGCCCTCGCCCGACGGCGCGGATGCCTGGGCCGGCTGCTCGGCCGGCTCCTCGACGGCCGACTGCTCCGCCTCGGCCTGCGGCTCCTCGGCCGCCTCGGCGGCCTGCTCGGCGGGGGCCTCCTGCTGCTGCGGGGCGGCCGCTCCGCCGGTCGACTCGCCCTCGCCGGAGATCACCGCCAGCTCGCTGCCGACCTCGGCCGTCTCGTCCTCGCCCACCACGATCCGGGTCAGCACGCCGGCCGCGGGGGACGGGATCTCGGTGTCGACCTTGTCGGTGGAAACCTCGAGCAGGGGCTCGTCGACCTCGACGGTCTCACCCTCCTGCTTGAGCCAGCGCGTGACGGTGCCCTCGGTGACGCTCTCGCCGAGCCGGGGCATGGTGACCGATACCGGCATGTTCTCCAGACTCCTTCATTTCCCTGGTGGGGGGATCATCGCCCGTCGCCGGACGCCGCGGGTTGTCGTGGTCAGGCGTGCGCGTGCAGCGGCTTGCCGGCGAGGGCCAGGTGCGCCTCGCCCAGGGCTTCGTTCTGCGTCGGGTGGGCGTGCACGAGCTGCGCCACCTCGCCCGGGTACGCCTCCCAGTTGTAGATCAGCTGCGCCTCGCCGACCAGCTCACCGACCCGAGCGCCGACCATGTGCACGCCGACCACCGGGCCGTCGTCGACCCGGACGAGCTTCACGAAGCCGGCCGTCTTGAGGATCTGGCTCTTGCCGTTGCCGCCGAGGTTGTAGTTGTAGGTCTTGATCTTGTCGGCGCCGTACTGCTCCTTGGCCTTGGCCTCGGTGAGGCCGACCGAGGCCAGCTCCGGCTCGGAGTAGGTGACCCGGGGGATGCCCGCCTCGTCGATCACGGCCGGGTTCTGGCCGGCGATCTCCTCGGCGACGAAGATGCCCTGCTGGAAGCCGCGGTGGGCGAGCTGGAGGCCGGGCACGATGTCGCCGACCGCGTACACGTTCGGCACGCTGGTGCGCAGCCGCTCGTCGGTCAACACGTACCCACGGTCGGTCTTGACGCCCTGCTCCTCGTAGCCGAGGTCGGCGGTGTTCGGGCCGCGACCGACGGCGACCAGCAGCAGCTCGGCCTCGACCGTGTCGCCGCCGGCGATGGTCACCTTGACGCCGTTGTCGGTCTTCTCGACCTTCTCGAACGGCTTGCCGACCTTGAAGTTGATCTTCCGTTTGCGGAACGCCCGCTCCAGCGCCTTCGACGACTCCTCGTCCTCGGCGGCGACCAGGCGGGGCAGCGCCTCGATGATGGTCACGTCCACCCCGAAGGACTTCCACACGCTGGCGAACTCGACGCCGATCACGCCGCCGCCGAGCACGATCGCCGAACTCGGGACCCGGTCCAGGGTCAGGGCGTGGTCGCTGGTGATGACCCGCTCGCCGTCGACCTCCAGGCCCGGCAGGCTCTTGGCGTACGAGCCGGAGGCCAGTACCACGTTGCGGCCGGTGTACCGCTTGCCGTCCACCTCGACCGCGTTCGGGGCGACCAGCTTGCCGGCCCCTGCCACGAAGGTGATGTTCTTGGTGCCGCCGACCAGGCCCTGGAGGCCCTTGTA from Micromonospora craniellae encodes the following:
- the sucB gene encoding 2-oxoglutarate dehydrogenase, E2 component, dihydrolipoamide succinyltransferase, which codes for MPVSVTMPRLGESVTEGTVTRWLKQEGETVEVDEPLLEVSTDKVDTEIPSPAAGVLTRIVVGEDETAEVGSELAVISGEGESTGGAAAPQQQEAPAEQAAEAAEEPQAEAEQSAVEEPAEQPAQASAPSGEGTPVQMPALGESVTEGTVTRWLKQVGETVEVDEPLLEVSTDKVDTEIPSPVAGTVLEIKVPEDETAEVGATLAVVGAAGAAPAESKPEPKPEPKPEPKPEPKAEPKAEAKPEPKPEAKPEPQVAEPTPGASYNEPVPEAEQAPEPAKAEQAAQPAAPAPQRAAAPSNGGEQAAGYVTPLVRKLAGEHGVDLASVNGTGVGGRIRKQDVLDAAEKAKAAKAAPAPAQPTAAAPGAKPAAKPQPSAKRGTTEKLPRIRSAIAKRMQQSLHEMAQLTTVIEVDVTKIAKLRSQAKDSFLARHGVKLSFLPFFALAAIEALQTYPIVNARMDLDGGTITYPDAENLGIAVDTERGLLVPVIHNAGDLNLGGIAKRVADLAERTRTNKISPDEIAGATFTLTNTGSRGALFDTPIVPSPQSAMLGTGAVVKRPVVVNDAELGEVVAVRSMIYLALSYDHRLIDGADAARFLVAVKERLEAGNFEAELGL
- the lpdA gene encoding dihydrolipoyl dehydrogenase; protein product: MSEPNDATFDIVILGGGSGGYATALRAAQLGLNVALIEKGKLGGTCLHNGCIPTKALLHAAEIADQTRESEQFGIKAELVGIDMAGVNAYKDGVISRLYKGLQGLVGGTKNITFVAGAGKLVAPNAVEVDGKRYTGRNVVLASGSYAKSLPGLEVDGERVITSDHALTLDRVPSSAIVLGGGVIGVEFASVWKSFGVDVTIIEALPRLVAAEDEESSKALERAFRKRKINFKVGKPFEKVEKTDNGVKVTIAGGDTVEAELLLVAVGRGPNTADLGYEEQGVKTDRGYVLTDERLRTSVPNVYAVGDIVPGLQLAHRGFQQGIFVAEEIAGQNPAVIDEAGIPRVTYSEPELASVGLTEAKAKEQYGADKIKTYNYNLGGNGKSQILKTAGFVKLVRVDDGPVVGVHMVGARVGELVGEAQLIYNWEAYPGEVAQLVHAHPTQNEALGEAHLALAGKPLHAHA